The stretch of DNA agcaggtcttcTGATagcccagatgaagggtcttgacctgcaatgtaacctgtccatttccctccatagatgctgcctgatctgctgaggtcctccagtttgtgtgttccatTAACCCAAAGGTTTCTGTTTCTTGCATAAAACTTCTGATTTTGTGTTCTGTTAAACAGCTTTCTAAACATGTCTAAGTGATCTTCAAAGATGTGTAGAGGTGCATTGAGATCGTTACTATATCAATTTTAAACTGTGCATTTCAGCTTATTTTATTACTTGTCACCCTTCAGATTTCCCTGGACCATCTCACAAATCTTGCCTGGTTTTTTcttcctctgtttttctaagttcATCTGATCAGCTGAATTCAATCCCATATATCCAATGTACTTGGCTCAGTAATATGAGTGGGTGTCAAGATGTCACCGAGCTGTGATCTCCACTGAAATCGTGAGTCAAACATAGTTGAGTGTTTAGGATCATAGGTATGGTTTTGGGGGCAGATAGGAGAGTTATGGGTCAAATTAGGTTGTAGAGACAAGTATGTGGGGGAATTAGAGGGCAGGTTGGAGTCTCAAGTCTCCGTTCCATGTTCAAAGGGCAGCAATGTGGACCTGAGACATCTGCAGATCAGACTGGTCTGTTTGGCTGTCTACaaagagcgctgccacaagaaaacagcatccatcatcaaggacccccaccattcaggccatgctctcttcttgtgtctgccattggaaaggaggtgcaggagtcttaggtccaataccatcaggttcaagaatagttattacccttcaaccatcacacTCCTGAAACAGTTTGAAAATCTTCACTCACCAAAACACTGAACTGATAGCTAaatacaacctatggactcaatttcaaccACTCCACAActtgctctcagtattatttatttatttattcccatcTTTCAAAAGTACATCCATTTTCTCATTAGCTACCCCAAAGATCTAGTCTTCACATCCCACAGATCATACTACTCTAACAGCAATGCCAAGGAATTGCTTCAGGACTTCGGCAGCATGAAATCGGGAGACGACATTCCAGTCCCTACCAAGGGGTCAGTGCTGAAGCACCTTCAAGTTtcttggtgtcaacatctcagaggatgtgTTGAGCCcatcacattgatgcaatcataaagaaggcatgccagcagctgtacttcataaggagttggaggagatttggGACATCAGCAAAGACTAATCATTTTATGCTgatatatggtggagagcattctgactggttgcatcacagcttgttaCAGGGGCTTCAATCTGCAGCATCAAAAGAgcttgcagagagttgtagactcagccagctccatcgtggataTCTTCAAGAGGCGGTGATTCAAGAGGGTGGCATCCGTCACGAAGGACCCTCACATGCTGTGTTCTCGTTACTCCATGAAGAAAGAATTACTGGAGCATGATgaaccacactcaacaattcagaaacagcttcctcccctatGCCATCAGATTACAGAAAAGTCCATGACCATGTAAATCAGttataaacctaattctgaataTCGGAATTTCTAGTCCAAATCTCCATTAAGAAGGCAATAGAGACTCTGTAGTCAAATAGCAGCAAGCTCATATCTTCCTCTTTGGGAAGAAAGCAGCATGCCAAATATACACAGGAAATGAAACAATATTTAACTCAGAGTGAGAACACCTCAAACAGCTGACTTGTACCACAACTGCAGGAGACTTTGCTCACTCAACTAGTTTCTGGGCATGCGCTGTAAAtcttaagaccgtaagacataggaacagaattaggtctgCCATaccctaattgcctctggttcattacataacacccaatccagtataactgatcccctagtaagCTTAACAactaactgctctaaaaagccatctcacggacattcaacaaattcactctcttgagctctattaccaacctgatttccccaatctatctgcatgttAAAGTTTCCCATGGCTTTCATACATTGCCCCTTTGACATGCCTTTTTTATTTCCCACTCTATTCTTTATTCCGCATCCCAGCTAACTGTTTAGAAGcccgtatataactgccatcagggtccttttacccttgcagtttcttaactcaacctgcaatgtatcaacatcttccgatcctatgtcaaatctttctaatgatttgctgCCATTCTTTGCCATGctaccccttctgcctaccttcctatccctccaatacaatgtgtaattTTGGACGCTCAGCTCCCAACTCCTAACATCTTTCAGCCAAGATTCACTGATAGGCACCCGACGATCTGTAAAAGtgtgacaagatcatccaccttacttCTTATACCCCATGTATTGACATATAACACTTTGAATATTGTATTTGCTACCATTTTTGATTCTGTATCCCTAATGCTCTGAAACTCACCCTGCTGCCTGCAATGatgtcctatcatctgtctgcccttcctgacagtctgactgcatactgtctttgctttttttttaaccatccatcctatcctgagtccttttactcctgttcctatctcctgccaaattagtttaaaccctccccaacagctctaacaaacttgcccacaagaatattggtcatCCTCAGGTTCagctgcaacccatcccttttgtacaggtcatatctgccccaaaagaggtcccaatgatccaagaacctgaagccctgccctctaaaccagcttctcagccacgcattaagctgccaaatcatcctgtttctcctCTCACTGGAGCATGGTACAGGCAGCAGTCCAGAACTTACTACACTGGAGTtcttgcttctcaactttctgcctagctctctaaactcAATTTTCAGGACAtccttgcttttccttcctatgtcattggtaccaacatgtaccaaaacatctggctgctctccctccccttccaaaatgctgtggatgcaATGTGAGATGTCCCTGacatgggaggcaacataccattcaggtaTCCCATTCACATCCACCGAATCTCCTGCCTGTTCCTACGActattgagtctcctatcactactgctcccctcttctccctctttccctttggCACCACCAGCCAATGCTCAGTGTCAGTAATCTGGTCTCTGTGGCATtctcctgggaggtcatcccccactaCAGTATCCAAAAAGGTATACTTATTAttaaggggaatggccacaggggtgctctgcattttctgcctattcaccttcccattccttCCCATGACAGTCCTCCAGCTACCTACCTCCTGCAACTCAGgaatgactacttccctgtaattctaattgatgatctcctcactctcccatacaagccgATGTCATCCAGCTACTGCTTCATATCCCTAACACAGACTTCAAGGAGCTGTCGTTAGATGCACCCCACATTGATTTAGTTCCCAGGGCTCCAACACCCGGCGTGAATAACACACTACGGCCATTTAAGCTACACTAAGTTCCCCTGACACAGTAAGGGAAAGTTAATAGAAACTTACCCAGATCTAGTGCCTGTTCTAAGCCAAAGCCTGCCCTCAATATCATATCATGAGAGTTAATGTCATAAGGGCCAATCACAGTAGCCATCACACAATTTTATCTTACTTAAGTCAGCTATGACTTCCAATCACCATGCCACACTACTACTTTTCCAAAGCACCTTCCCTATAGGCTAAACTTCTGACTAGTGCAGGCTCTATACACAAGACCAGAAGCTGTCAACAATGAGACAGCACCATCTGCAATATCACTAGGTGTACGAGGTCTCTAAACAGGGATCAATTATTGGTACATGACCAGAAGTCTTACTGCTTTTTCTCTGCTCAGATGgtgatggtgcctgacctgctgactttcaCTGCTTTGCAGAAACTGCATTACAGAGTGGATCTGTCTCTGAAGTTTTAAAATGGAATTTCATGAACTTTCTTCTCTTGCAGCAACATGCCAGGAGATGCTTTGAAAGAGAAGCTGAAACAAATTCATTGTCACTTCACTTGGGACCTCCAGAAGGAAAATGTTGATTTGGATGATCTGACATACAGGTCGCAAGATTCTTCAAATGCTGGTGCCATAAATCAAGCCACATCCTACAACCAACTCGCTTTTGTAAACTTTCTGCAGGGCAACTGTGAGGAAGCAATTCAAAATTTAAAGGAAGCTGAAAAGATTCTGAATGGGAACCACAAAGATGAATTTGAAAGAATAAGCATCATCACCTATGGGAACTTTGCCTGGGTGCATTACCACATGGGACATCTGACTGAGGCCCAATCCTACCTCAACAAGCTGGAGGTTATCTGTAAAGCACTCGGAGACGTCCCTCGCTATACATCAATGTTACCTGAGATGTACGGGGAGAAGGGATGGTCATTGTTAAAATCTACAGCTGATAACTATGAGGAGGCAAAGGAATGTTTTGAGAAGGCTCTGGAGGAAGACCCTGATAACACAGAGTGGATCATGGGATATACGACTGCTTTGTCTCAGCTGGAATCATTTTCCAGAACCCCAGAGAGTGATGAACAGCGTCAGGCAGGGAAGCATGTGCGGCAGGTGGTGGAGCTTGATCCAGATGACTCAGTGGCTATGGTACCGTTGGCCTTGAAGCTACCAGACTTCAGTGAAAAGGAGGAAGCAAATGGATTAGTCAAAGAACCACCGCAGAAGGCCACTGACCTTCCATATGTGCTTCGGTATGCAGCAAAATTTTACAGACAAAAAAGAACTGTGGAGAAAGGTATCAAGTTATTGAAGGAAGCTTTAGAAACAACTCCAAACTTCTTTCACAATGAAATGGCCATGTGTTACAAGGGTAGAAGGAGAAACATGCAGAGAACTCCATTCTGCAGGAACCATCACTGTCTTTTATCTGAATTGATCCATCAATGCAAGTATCACTTTGAAAAAACATATGAAAACAGCTTAAGTTCAGCAATTAAATCACAACTCGACTTTGCAAACTTCTGTGAAGTAATTGGAGACTGCTCCAAAGCAGACGAGATCTATAGCAACTTGGTGAAGCTAAAGAATATTTGTCCAGAAAGCATGCAGAAAATATGTTTATATGCTGGGTCATTTGAACTGCACCACAAAAAGTCTGAATCCGATGCTATTAATCTActgctgaaaggcctgaaggttgaTTATGATTCAAACGAACGCAAAATGTGTCAAAAGGAATTGGAGAACTGGGCAGACAGGAAACTTTGCAGGTATCAACACGATGGCAAGGCCCTTGGTATTAAAGCATTAGTGTATCAGCTGGATGGGAACAAGTCTAAAGCTATCGAatactttcagaaagccttgatGATTGATCCTTGCAATGAGGAATATTTGAGTGCACTTTGCGAATTATGCCTTTCCATCAAAAGTCAAAATGATGATTGAAAGATTAACTGATTCTGTCAGATTGGACTGCAAACCTGTGAGGTGCATGTTttgctttttaaattcttccAGTCCCTTCCTTCATGGAGGCTTTacaatcaaaacaaaaattttTCAGCAATAGTTTAAACATAATCATTATCAATCTTTGTACTGAACTCCATAATATTAACATTAGTAATACTCTTAACAAATCAGATTTAAATAGCTTTTAATTTCTGTTTAGTGTGGAAAATAACCAAAGGTGGGTTTGTGGGAATTAGGGCAAATGGAGTCAAGTAGAGAATCTTCTCTGGCTTTTGTTACATGTCTCCTTTTCCTTCAGCAAAGATCTCTGGTTATATTTTACTGTCCCTTGCTTCACCTTTTGAAGAATATTTTTCATAATATGATTGTTGTCACATTTACTGTAATTATACAATGCAATTTAAATACACATTTGTAATGAGGAACCAGAGCTTTTTAGAGTGTATACACCAAATATGTAAAATTACTGTAATTGTCCGGTACTAATTTGGTGCAAGCTTGTGAAGGTGTGTCAATTCTATAACTGGACAATAGAAATTGTTTGCATGCCTGGAATTTGGTGAGCTTTTATCCCAGGGGCTTTGCAGAGAAGGAAAGAAAAATCAAGGAGCTCCAGAAAGGGTAAGCGTTGAGGTATCTGCCAACCGTCAGAGACAAATAGAGAGGAAGGGTCAGGATGTAAATAAATCACACACAATGTAAGCCCTGATTGATCTGAAAATGCTGAGGGCATGGATGGTGGGGTATTACTGTGGAGATTTTTGTCTCGGTCCATTGTACTATGCACATGATCAGTCTATACCAAGAGGTTAAAAAACAGACCTACTTACTTGAAATAGTATTGACTGTTCACAGTCATAATGAGCAAGCCTGTTAGACAAGCGAAGGAAAATGTCTTGATTCATGTGCTCTTTGAGACTTTGAAGTATTCAGATGTAAGCCATTAAGGGAATGTTTATTTTCCAAGGAGGAGTGAAACCATTTCGGTTGACAAAGCAAAGTAAAATAAGATTTTTTGTAACAAGGAGACCAGTTCAGTGGAAACATAAAATCCTCCCTCCACATCTTCCATTAAGGAAGAATTAATTTTAGAATTGTAGCTAACCTATATGCATAGATTATAAAAGAAGTGTGGGTTTTCGTGGTTACATACTGTAAGTGTGAACAGTGAGTATTCTCTATCCTCAGACCGGAATCACGATTGGTGCCAAGGACATCTAAGAGTCTCCAGGCCAGTCATCACAAATTGGAATTCAGTAACGGGCAGAGCGACATGAGGTTGATACTGTATTGACAATTCTGTACTGTTTTAGACTTGTTGTTTAGTTAATTCTTTGTATCACTCAGTGAAAGGGCGTGGGACTTGctcttttatcaattattttacactTAGACTTGGTGTTTTATATTTCTTTATGTTTCATTTTACTGGTCACTTAGTATACTCGAATAAAATATCTTGCAACAACTTTTGAGTGTTCCTTTTGCATTGATCCAAATCCTTAAAACCTGTTTATCATTCCCTTACTGATCATCACTTGGATACTGCCTGCCTTGATTAATGTTTAACTACGGGCCGTTGTGAAATCATTTGGCGTGCAAATATGACAGGAAAATTCAAAGTACGGAAGTTCAAAGGtagaatttattatcagagtacatacatatcatcATATACCACTCTGAGACTCTTTTTCTTGTTggcatgctcagcaaatctatagaacagtaactataaaaaaagatcaaggaaagagcaagagcatagaagacaacaaactgtgcaaatgcaaatataaataacgaAGGcaagaaataacaagataaagagtctttaaagtgagatcattgtttGCAGGAACATCTCAATATATGAGTGTAGTGATTCTCTTTTTTCCAAGAGCCTGACagctgagggatagtaactgttctagaacctggtggtgcaagtcctgaggctcttgcaccttttacccgatggcagcagcgagaaaagagcatggcctatgCGGTCAgattctttgatgatgaatgctgttttTTTATGACAGTGTTTCACGTAGACATGCTCAGTGGTGCTCAATCATCACAGACGCAATGTCCATTTTATCAGAACAAATTAGACAGAGTCACAATATGAGTACTGGCAATGAGCAATGAGCAATAGTCGGATTTATGACGAATGTTGCCTGGCACTTGATTATAACTCCAGGTGAATGAG from Hemitrygon akajei chromosome 23, sHemAka1.3, whole genome shotgun sequence encodes:
- the LOC140715079 gene encoding interferon-induced protein with tetratricopeptide repeats 5-like isoform X1, which encodes MSNMPGDALKEKLKQIHCHFTWDLQKENVDLDDLTYRSQDSSNAGAINQATSYNQLAFVNFLQGNCEEAIQNLKEAEKILNGNHKDEFERISIITYGNFAWVHYHMGHLTEAQSYLNKLEVICKALGDVPRYTSMLPEMYGEKGWSLLKSTADNYEEAKECFEKALEEDPDNTEWIMGYTTALSQLESFSRTPESDEQRQAGKHVRQVVELDPDDSVAMVPLALKLPDFSEKEEANGLVKEPPQKATDLPYVLRYAAKFYRQKRTVEKGIKLLKEALETTPNFFHNEMAMCYKGRRRNMQRTPFCRNHHCLLSELIHQCKYHFEKTYENSLSSAIKSQLDFANFCEVIGDCSKADEIYSNLVKLKNICPESMQKICLYAGSFELHHKKSESDAINLLLKGLKVDYDSNERKMCQKELENWADRKLCRYQHDGKALGIKALVYQLDGNKSKAIEYFQKALMIDPCNEEYLSALCELCLSIKSQNDD